One window from the genome of Hippoglossus hippoglossus isolate fHipHip1 chromosome 6, fHipHip1.pri, whole genome shotgun sequence encodes:
- the LOC117763604 gene encoding neuronal cell adhesion molecule-like isoform X9, with amino-acid sequence MMERRMDTALLVLLMGHLAAALEVPLDLPQPPTITQQSPKDYIIDPRENIVIHCDAKGKPHPSFSWTRNGTHFDIDEDVNVVMRPHSGTLVVDISREKADHYEGVYQCTARNKHGTAVSHNIVIRQSRSPLWSKERIKQIVVQEGVSLVLPCRPPAGLPPPIIFWMDNNFQRLPQSSRVSQSLNGDLYFSNVLREDSRNDYICYARFPHTQTIQQKQPITVKVLNQDPVDERKPTFLIPSGSSSSHTVLRGQVLEMECIAEGLPTPEISWIKLSGDLPTQRMSYLYYQKNLRIVNVSASDAGDYRCSAKNMLGSVHHTIHVSVKASPYWIGGAPRNLVLAPGENGVLTCRASGTPKPSITWAMNGIPIANSPKDLSRKVEEDTIIFTDIQMGSSAVYQCNVSNDHGYLMANAFVNVLSEPPRVLTPANKVYQVIKNHRARIDCAFFGSPIPKITWFKDSRSSTLDGDPYIQHDNGTLEIHTAQARNSGKYTCAARNMLGIYENHVYLEVKEPTRILKQPEYKVVQRGRSVVFECKVKHDPTLVPTMTWLKDDGELPDDERLIVDSDSLTITDVTESDGGVYTCIMNTTLDHDSASAELTVVERPDPPTDLELTDQKKRSVQLTWTPGDEHNSPIQKFLIQYDDSLHHRGHWHNLTEVPGTRTTAHLKLSPYVHYTFRVLALNAMGFSRPSFPSRMFKTEAAAPDENPKDVEGFGTEHDNLVISWKPLTGLQSNGPGLRYRVMWRQKAVESDWTTVTVSNNSRFVVSGTPTFVPYELKVQAVNDHGVGPEPAIARGYSGEDLPVAAPENVQVVVLNSTLAEVHWDPVPHKLIRGHLKGYKVYYWKERSLHKHNPYHMEKLILMFSGNHSHGMVPGLHPFSVYSFNVRVYNGKGEGPVSPTQQFDTPEGVPGAPTSLIVTNSNLDTLTLEWSPPHDRKGRITGYTLKYQPVNNSNELGPVEELALLANETSVTLPNLKYSTRYKFYLNAKTVRGAGPAISQEAVTIVDEALMSLLDVDVGEGSTQSSHPLAQPPPHRLPDEALPVSPFGNVSSSVGEDGPLISWEYWGPEKNVYVEYMVENSEGEQEWQKEPVNGSQNVVLKGLKGGLSYRVRLVAKGHHDQPLHHSEELLVTVPAVASRQVDIATQGWFIGLMCAIALLILILLIICFIQRNKGGKYPVKEKEDAHTDPEFQPMKEDDCTFGEYSDNEDHKPLKGSRTPSNGTVKRDDSDDSLVDYGEGGDGQFNEDGSFIGQYSGKSGSRDTAEGHESSEAPSPINTMNSLNSFV; translated from the exons atgatggagaggaggatggacaCAGCTCTGCTGGTGCTGTTAATGGGACACCTCGCTGCGGCGCTGGAGGTCCCACTCGACC TGCCACAGCCACCGACCATAACTCAGCAATCCCCCAAGGATTACATCATCGACCCGCGGGAGAACATAGTAATCCACTGTGATGCGAAGGGGAAGCCTCATCCCAG TTTCTCTTGGACGAGAAACGGGACGCATTTCGACATTGACGAGGACGTCAACGTGGTCATGAGGCCGCACTCCGGGACActggtggtggacatcagcagGGAGAAGGCTGATCACTACGAGGGGGTGTACCAGTGCACAGcgagaaacaaacatggaacTGCTGTTTCCCACAACATAGTCATACGACAGTCCA GATCCCCCTTGTGGTCAAAGGAGAGGATCAAGCAAATCGTCGTTCAGGAGGGCGTGTCCTTGGTGCTGCCGTGTCGACCCCCTGCTGGCCTGCCCCCTCCCATCATATTCTGGATGGACAATA ACTTCCAGAGGCTGCCTCAGAGCAGCAGGGTGTCCCAGTCCCTGAACGGAGACCTCTACTTCTCCAACGTTCTCCGAGAGGATTCCAGGAACGACTACATCTGCTACGCCcgcttcccacacacacagaccatcCAGCAGAAACAGCCCATCACCGTCAAGGTCCTCAACC AAGACCCAGTGGATGAGAGGAAGCCGACCTTCCTCATCCCATCTGGCTCCTCCAGCTCCCACACGGTGTTGAGAGGCCAGGTGCTGGAGATGGAGTGTATCGCAGAGGGACT GCCCACCCCAGAAATCTCCTGGATCAAATTGAGCGGCGATCTCCCGACCCAACGCATGTCCTACCTGTACTACCAGAAGAACCTGCGCATCGTGAACGTGTCGGCATCGGACGCGGGAGATTACCGCTGCAGCGCCAAGAACATGCTCGGCTCGGTGCACCACACCATCCACGTCTCTGTCAAAG CTTCTCCATATTGGATCGGCGGCGCTCCCAGGAACCTCGTCCTGGCTCCGGGAGAGAACGGCGTGCTGACCTGCAGGGCCAGTGGCACGCCCAAGCCCTCCATCACCTGGGCGATGAATGGCATCCCCATAGCGA ATTCCCCGAAGGATCTGAGCAGAAAGGTGGAAGAGGACACCATTATCTTCACGGACATACAGATGGGATCCAGCGCCGTCTACCAGTGTAACGTCTCCAATGACCACGGCTACCTCATGGCCAACGCCTTCGTCAATGTCCTCT CGGAGCCACCCAGAGTGCTGACGCCGGCCAACAAGGTCTACCAGGTCATCAAAAACCACCGGGCCCGGATAGACTGCGCTTTCTTTGGGTCACCCATCCCTAAAATTACATG gtTCAAAGACAGCCGCTCCAGCACCCTGGACGGAGATCCGTACATCCAGCATGACAACGGCACTTTAGAGATTCACACAGCTCAGGCCAGAAACAGCGGCAAATACACCTGCGCCGCCAGAAACATGCTGGGGATCTATGAGAATCACGTCtacctggaggtcaaag AACCCACCCGCATCTTGAAGCAGCCCGAGTACAAGGTGGTCCAGAGGGGCAGGTCGGTGGTGTTTGAGTGTAAAGTGAAACATGACCCCACACTCGTCCCCACCATGACCTGGCTCAAAGACGACGGAGAGCTCCCTGACGATGAGAG attaATCGTCGACTCTGACAGCCTCACCATCACTGACGTGACCGAGAGCGACGGGGGCGTGTACACCTGCATCATGAACACAACTCTGGACCACGACTCAGCCAGCGCAGAGCTCACCGTCGTCG AACGACCTGACCCCCCAACTGACCTGGAGCTGACGGaccagaagaagaggagcgtGCAGCTCACATGGACCCCCGGGGATGAGCATAACAGTCCAATTCAGA AATTTCTGATCCAGTATGACGACTCTCTGCACCACCGAGGTCACTGGCACAACCTCACCGAGGTCCCTGGAACCAGGACGACTGCTCACCTCAAGTTGTCTCCCTACGTGCACTACACCTTCAGGGTTTTGGCTCTCAATGCCATGGGCTTCAGTCGGCCCAGCTTCCCCTCCAGGATGTTTAAGACAGAAGCTGCAG CTCCAGACGAGAACCCTAAAGATGTTGAGGGATTTGGAACAGAGCATGACAATCTTGTAATCTCATGGAAG ccgctGACAGGGCTCCAGTCTAATGGCCCAGGGCTTCGTTATCGAGTAATGTGGAGGCAGAAGGCAGTGGAAAGTGATTGGACCACAGTGACTGTGTCCAATAACTCCCGGTTCGTCGTGTCTGGAACGCCCACGTTCGTACCATACGAGCTAAAAGTTCAGGCTGTGAACGACCACGGAGTTGGACCTGAGCCTGCTATCGCCCGCGGCTACTCAGGAGAGGACT TGCCGGTAGCAGCTCCAGAAAACGTTCAGGTGGTGGTGCTGAACAGCACTCTGGCCGAGGTGCACTGGGATCCTGTGCCTCATAAATTAATACGTGGGCATCTCAAAGGATACAAG GTGTACTACTGGAAAGAGCGCAGTCTCCACAAACACAACCCCTACCACATGGAGAAGCTGATCCTGATGTTCAGTGGGAACCACAGCCACGGCATGGTGCCCGGTCTGCACCCCTTCAGCGTCTACTCCTTCAACGTCAGAGTGTATAACGGCAAAGGAGAGGGTCCTGTGAGCCCCACCCAGCAGTTTGACACACCAGaaggag TACCTGGAGCTCCTACTTCCCTGATAGTCACCAACTCAAACCTGGACACCTTAACCCTTGAATGGAGTCCTCCCCATGATCGTAAAGGACGCATCACTGGCTACACCCTCAAATATCAGCCAG TCAATAACTCCAATGAGCTGGGCCCAGTGGAGGAGCTGGCCCTGCTCGCCAATGAGACCTCAGTCACTTTGCCCAACCTCAAGTACAGCACGCGCTACAAGTTTTATTTGAATGCCAAAACAGTCAGGGGAGCGGGCCCAGCCATTTCTCAGGAGGCTGTCACCATCGTGGATGAAG CTCTAATGTCACTGCTTGACGTAGATGTGGGCGAAG GAAGCACCCAATCCTCTCATCCCCTTGCACAGCCTCCTCCACACCGCCTCCCCGACGAGG CACTGCCGGTGAGTCCTTTCGGGAACGTTAGTTCCTCGGTTGGAGAGGATGGGCCCCTCATCAGTTGGGAGTACTGGGGCCCGGAGAAAAACGTTTATGTAGAGTACATGGTAGAAAACA GTGAAGGTGAACAGGAATGGCAGAAAGAGCCGGTGAACGGCTCTCAGAACGTTGTGCTGAAGGGCTTAAAGGGGGGCCTCTCCTATAGGGTGCGCTTGGTGGCCAAAGGTCACCACGACCAGCCGCTCCACCACTCCGAGGAGCTGTTGGTCACGGTTCCAG CTGTGGCGAGCAGACAGGTGGACATCGCCACTCAGGGATGGTTCATCGGCCTCATGTGTGCCATCGCTCTGCTCATCCtgatcctcctcatcatctgcTTCATCCAGAGGAATAAAGGAGGGAAATACCCCG TCAAAGAGAAGgaggacgcacacacagacccaGAGTTCCAGCCCATGAAAGAAGACGACTGCACTTTTGGGGAATACAG tgACAATGAGGACCATAAGCCGTTAAAAGGGAGCCGCACGCCGTCTAACGGGACAGTTAAGCGGGACGACAGTGACGACAGTTTAGTTGACTACGGGGAAGGAGGAGACGGACAGTTCAACGAGGACGGCTCGTTTATCGGCCAGTATAGCGGGAAGAGCGGCAGCAGGGACACGGCCGAGGGCCACGAGAGCTCGGAGGCCCCGTCCCCCATTAACACCATGAACTCCTTGAACTCATTTGTGTAG
- the LOC117763604 gene encoding neuronal cell adhesion molecule-like isoform X1, which yields MMERRMDTALLVLLMGHLAAALEVPLDLLEELPQPPTITQQSPKDYIIDPRENIVIHCDAKGKPHPSFSWTRNGTHFDIDEDVNVVMRPHSGTLVVDISREKADHYEGVYQCTARNKHGTAVSHNIVIRQSRSPLWSKERIKQIVVQEGVSLVLPCRPPAGLPPPIIFWMDNNFQRLPQSSRVSQSLNGDLYFSNVLREDSRNDYICYARFPHTQTIQQKQPITVKVLNLEAINDTMAAFYNETDLFSEDPVDERKPTFLIPSGSSSSHTVLRGQVLEMECIAEGLPTPEISWIKLSGDLPTQRMSYLYYQKNLRIVNVSASDAGDYRCSAKNMLGSVHHTIHVSVKASPYWIGGAPRNLVLAPGENGVLTCRASGTPKPSITWAMNGIPIANSPKDLSRKVEEDTIIFTDIQMGSSAVYQCNVSNDHGYLMANAFVNVLSEPPRVLTPANKVYQVIKNHRARIDCAFFGSPIPKITWFKDSRSSTLDGDPYIQHDNGTLEIHTAQARNSGKYTCAARNMLGIYENHVYLEVKEPTRILKQPEYKVVQRGRSVVFECKVKHDPTLVPTMTWLKDDGELPDDERLIVDSDSLTITDVTESDGGVYTCIMNTTLDHDSASAELTVVEATPTPAVVYERPDPPTDLELTDQKKRSVQLTWTPGDEHNSPIQKFLIQYDDSLHHRGHWHNLTEVPGTRTTAHLKLSPYVHYTFRVLALNAMGFSRPSFPSRMFKTEAAAPDENPKDVEGFGTEHDNLVISWKPLTGLQSNGPGLRYRVMWRQKAVESDWTTVTVSNNSRFVVSGTPTFVPYELKVQAVNDHGVGPEPAIARGYSGEDLPVAAPENVQVVVLNSTLAEVHWDPVPHKLIRGHLKGYKVYYWKERSLHKHNPYHMEKLILMFSGNHSHGMVPGLHPFSVYSFNVRVYNGKGEGPVSPTQQFDTPEGVPGAPTSLIVTNSNLDTLTLEWSPPHDRKGRITGYTLKYQPVNNSNELGPVEELALLANETSVTLPNLKYSTRYKFYLNAKTVRGAGPAISQEAVTIVDEALMSLLDVDVGEGSTQSSHPLAQPPPHRLPDEALPVSPFGNVSSSVGEDGPLISWEYWGPEKNVYVEYMVENSEGEQEWQKEPVNGSQNVVLKGLKGGLSYRVRLVAKGHHDQPLHHSEELLVTVPAVASRQVDIATQGWFIGLMCAIALLILILLIICFIQRNKGGKYPVKEKEDAHTDPEFQPMKEDDCTFGEYSDNEDHKPLKGSRTPSNGTVKRDDSDDSLVDYGEGGDGQFNEDGSFIGQYSGKSGSRDTAEGHESSEAPSPINTMNSLNSFV from the exons atgatggagaggaggatggacaCAGCTCTGCTGGTGCTGTTAATGGGACACCTCGCTGCGGCGCTGGAGGTCCCACTCGACC TTCTGGAAGAAT TGCCACAGCCACCGACCATAACTCAGCAATCCCCCAAGGATTACATCATCGACCCGCGGGAGAACATAGTAATCCACTGTGATGCGAAGGGGAAGCCTCATCCCAG TTTCTCTTGGACGAGAAACGGGACGCATTTCGACATTGACGAGGACGTCAACGTGGTCATGAGGCCGCACTCCGGGACActggtggtggacatcagcagGGAGAAGGCTGATCACTACGAGGGGGTGTACCAGTGCACAGcgagaaacaaacatggaacTGCTGTTTCCCACAACATAGTCATACGACAGTCCA GATCCCCCTTGTGGTCAAAGGAGAGGATCAAGCAAATCGTCGTTCAGGAGGGCGTGTCCTTGGTGCTGCCGTGTCGACCCCCTGCTGGCCTGCCCCCTCCCATCATATTCTGGATGGACAATA ACTTCCAGAGGCTGCCTCAGAGCAGCAGGGTGTCCCAGTCCCTGAACGGAGACCTCTACTTCTCCAACGTTCTCCGAGAGGATTCCAGGAACGACTACATCTGCTACGCCcgcttcccacacacacagaccatcCAGCAGAAACAGCCCATCACCGTCAAGGTCCTCAACC TGGAAGCAATCAATGACACAATGGCAGCTTTTTACAATGAAACTGATTTGTTTAGTG AAGACCCAGTGGATGAGAGGAAGCCGACCTTCCTCATCCCATCTGGCTCCTCCAGCTCCCACACGGTGTTGAGAGGCCAGGTGCTGGAGATGGAGTGTATCGCAGAGGGACT GCCCACCCCAGAAATCTCCTGGATCAAATTGAGCGGCGATCTCCCGACCCAACGCATGTCCTACCTGTACTACCAGAAGAACCTGCGCATCGTGAACGTGTCGGCATCGGACGCGGGAGATTACCGCTGCAGCGCCAAGAACATGCTCGGCTCGGTGCACCACACCATCCACGTCTCTGTCAAAG CTTCTCCATATTGGATCGGCGGCGCTCCCAGGAACCTCGTCCTGGCTCCGGGAGAGAACGGCGTGCTGACCTGCAGGGCCAGTGGCACGCCCAAGCCCTCCATCACCTGGGCGATGAATGGCATCCCCATAGCGA ATTCCCCGAAGGATCTGAGCAGAAAGGTGGAAGAGGACACCATTATCTTCACGGACATACAGATGGGATCCAGCGCCGTCTACCAGTGTAACGTCTCCAATGACCACGGCTACCTCATGGCCAACGCCTTCGTCAATGTCCTCT CGGAGCCACCCAGAGTGCTGACGCCGGCCAACAAGGTCTACCAGGTCATCAAAAACCACCGGGCCCGGATAGACTGCGCTTTCTTTGGGTCACCCATCCCTAAAATTACATG gtTCAAAGACAGCCGCTCCAGCACCCTGGACGGAGATCCGTACATCCAGCATGACAACGGCACTTTAGAGATTCACACAGCTCAGGCCAGAAACAGCGGCAAATACACCTGCGCCGCCAGAAACATGCTGGGGATCTATGAGAATCACGTCtacctggaggtcaaag AACCCACCCGCATCTTGAAGCAGCCCGAGTACAAGGTGGTCCAGAGGGGCAGGTCGGTGGTGTTTGAGTGTAAAGTGAAACATGACCCCACACTCGTCCCCACCATGACCTGGCTCAAAGACGACGGAGAGCTCCCTGACGATGAGAG attaATCGTCGACTCTGACAGCCTCACCATCACTGACGTGACCGAGAGCGACGGGGGCGTGTACACCTGCATCATGAACACAACTCTGGACCACGACTCAGCCAGCGCAGAGCTCACCGTCGTCG AGGCCACGCCAACTCCAGCTGTTGTCTACG AACGACCTGACCCCCCAACTGACCTGGAGCTGACGGaccagaagaagaggagcgtGCAGCTCACATGGACCCCCGGGGATGAGCATAACAGTCCAATTCAGA AATTTCTGATCCAGTATGACGACTCTCTGCACCACCGAGGTCACTGGCACAACCTCACCGAGGTCCCTGGAACCAGGACGACTGCTCACCTCAAGTTGTCTCCCTACGTGCACTACACCTTCAGGGTTTTGGCTCTCAATGCCATGGGCTTCAGTCGGCCCAGCTTCCCCTCCAGGATGTTTAAGACAGAAGCTGCAG CTCCAGACGAGAACCCTAAAGATGTTGAGGGATTTGGAACAGAGCATGACAATCTTGTAATCTCATGGAAG ccgctGACAGGGCTCCAGTCTAATGGCCCAGGGCTTCGTTATCGAGTAATGTGGAGGCAGAAGGCAGTGGAAAGTGATTGGACCACAGTGACTGTGTCCAATAACTCCCGGTTCGTCGTGTCTGGAACGCCCACGTTCGTACCATACGAGCTAAAAGTTCAGGCTGTGAACGACCACGGAGTTGGACCTGAGCCTGCTATCGCCCGCGGCTACTCAGGAGAGGACT TGCCGGTAGCAGCTCCAGAAAACGTTCAGGTGGTGGTGCTGAACAGCACTCTGGCCGAGGTGCACTGGGATCCTGTGCCTCATAAATTAATACGTGGGCATCTCAAAGGATACAAG GTGTACTACTGGAAAGAGCGCAGTCTCCACAAACACAACCCCTACCACATGGAGAAGCTGATCCTGATGTTCAGTGGGAACCACAGCCACGGCATGGTGCCCGGTCTGCACCCCTTCAGCGTCTACTCCTTCAACGTCAGAGTGTATAACGGCAAAGGAGAGGGTCCTGTGAGCCCCACCCAGCAGTTTGACACACCAGaaggag TACCTGGAGCTCCTACTTCCCTGATAGTCACCAACTCAAACCTGGACACCTTAACCCTTGAATGGAGTCCTCCCCATGATCGTAAAGGACGCATCACTGGCTACACCCTCAAATATCAGCCAG TCAATAACTCCAATGAGCTGGGCCCAGTGGAGGAGCTGGCCCTGCTCGCCAATGAGACCTCAGTCACTTTGCCCAACCTCAAGTACAGCACGCGCTACAAGTTTTATTTGAATGCCAAAACAGTCAGGGGAGCGGGCCCAGCCATTTCTCAGGAGGCTGTCACCATCGTGGATGAAG CTCTAATGTCACTGCTTGACGTAGATGTGGGCGAAG GAAGCACCCAATCCTCTCATCCCCTTGCACAGCCTCCTCCACACCGCCTCCCCGACGAGG CACTGCCGGTGAGTCCTTTCGGGAACGTTAGTTCCTCGGTTGGAGAGGATGGGCCCCTCATCAGTTGGGAGTACTGGGGCCCGGAGAAAAACGTTTATGTAGAGTACATGGTAGAAAACA GTGAAGGTGAACAGGAATGGCAGAAAGAGCCGGTGAACGGCTCTCAGAACGTTGTGCTGAAGGGCTTAAAGGGGGGCCTCTCCTATAGGGTGCGCTTGGTGGCCAAAGGTCACCACGACCAGCCGCTCCACCACTCCGAGGAGCTGTTGGTCACGGTTCCAG CTGTGGCGAGCAGACAGGTGGACATCGCCACTCAGGGATGGTTCATCGGCCTCATGTGTGCCATCGCTCTGCTCATCCtgatcctcctcatcatctgcTTCATCCAGAGGAATAAAGGAGGGAAATACCCCG TCAAAGAGAAGgaggacgcacacacagacccaGAGTTCCAGCCCATGAAAGAAGACGACTGCACTTTTGGGGAATACAG tgACAATGAGGACCATAAGCCGTTAAAAGGGAGCCGCACGCCGTCTAACGGGACAGTTAAGCGGGACGACAGTGACGACAGTTTAGTTGACTACGGGGAAGGAGGAGACGGACAGTTCAACGAGGACGGCTCGTTTATCGGCCAGTATAGCGGGAAGAGCGGCAGCAGGGACACGGCCGAGGGCCACGAGAGCTCGGAGGCCCCGTCCCCCATTAACACCATGAACTCCTTGAACTCATTTGTGTAG